GGATGGTTTTTAGATTCGAATTTTATAAGTAATATCGAGGGATATACTATGCCTGCTCAAAACATTACATTGTTTGCTAAATGGGAACCGATAATTTACACTTTAGTTCTTAAATTTAATGATATAGCTTCAGATGATCTACTTAGGGAAATTCCTTATGGTGATACATATGGAAATTTACCGACTCCTGAAAAAAAAGGTTATGAATTTTCAGGTTGGTTTAATGACGCTGGCGAAAGGGTTAAATCATCAGATATATATGAACTAACAACAAACCAAGAGCTTAATGCATACTGGGAAATTGTTAATTATGATATAATTTTCCACTCTAATGGGGGAAGCAGTCAACAAAATTTAAGTTATAATATTGAAACAATTGAGATTCAACTTCCTGATATCATAAGACCAGGGTATATTTTTATAGGTTGGAATATGGATCCAAATTTCAACGAGACAATTTCAACAAGTATTGAGATGGGGTCAATTGGTGAAAAAAACTTTTATGCAGAATGGGAATTAATAACTTATATTGTATCTTTTGACACACAAGATGTAGATGTCGCAAACCCACCATCTCAAACCATAACCTACTTTAGTGGTATTTCTTATCCAATAATAAGCAAATGGCCAAAAACATTTATGGGATGGTTTAATAATAAAGAGGGCTTAGGTGATCCTTATGATTTCGAAGACACAATATCAAAAGATATTATTCTATATGCTAAATGGAGCGAAACTATGAGTCTATCCTTTCCTTATGAAGTACATAATATTGGTTTTGATTATAATATTTTCTCGCCAGATATAAAAGAATATAAATTTCATAGCTTAAAAAATCAAACTATTAATTTCAACTATTTATATAGTGGATTTCTTGCCCCATCACTAACATTTGAGGTATATGAAGACGGGAATCTCGTCACTAAAAGAACATCAAATATTGGCACATTGAGTTTCACTTTTGATGTTCATCCTAACAACTTTTATGTAGTTAGAATTTATAGTACTACAAATAATGATGTTGCAGATCTCGTTACTCTAAAATTCATTGGAGATGCAATATCTACTCCAAACGATGGTGGAAGAGCTTATTGGTCCTGATTTAGCTTTAATTTAATTATTAAATATACCAAAAATCACCTGTGATGACACCAACGGAAAAAATGGGGATTTGCGGCACCCAAATATTTCATAGGTACCACTTAATCCCGATCCGCTTCATATAACTAAAATTAATAAGTTTCTTGATTTTGACACCTCACTTATAGGATAAACCACGAGTGAGGTTTTTTTTGCTCAAATTAAATGTATTACGCATTTGGTTGAAAAAAAAGAAAAATAAAACCGGCAAAATCAAAAAAAGATGCCATTAACCATTGAGGAGGTATTTTCAATGACTAATGATAAGAGAAAAATACTTGAACTAAAACAGATGGGTTATGGGTATAAAAAAATTGCTAAGGAACTAAATCTATCTTTGAGTGTTGTTAGATATGCTTGTAACAAGATTAATGAAGAGGATCTACTCGGTGGAAGCTGTGAACAATGTCACATCAAGTTAAAAATAACAAAAGGAAGAAAAGAAAAGAGATTTTGCTCAGATAAATGTCGATGGAAATGGTGGAATCAACATCATGATAAACTCAAAAAAAGAGCTTTTTACACACATACCTGTAAGTATTGTAATAAGGAGTTCACAATCTATGCGGTTAAAGAAAGAAACTATTGCAGTCATGAATGTTATATCAATGACAAGATTAACAAGAGGAAATCAAGCGATGGAACGAAGTAATTTAGAACAATACTTATTATCCATCCAACCTGCAAAAAGCATGAGAGATGAGGGAATAATCACACATCAAGAATACTCAAAAATCGAACTTTTTTTAGCTGAGAAATATTGTATCAAAAAAGGTAATCTTTATCGCCAAATAGACTTGACTATTCCTCGCAATAAAGTGATAGATATAGTACCTGTTAAGGAGGTCAAAAATGATGAGAAAAATTACGACAATAGGCACATTACCAAAATTGCCAAAGAGGATTAGGGTGGCTGCATACGCAAGAGTATCCGAAGGTAAAGATACAATGCTTCAATCTTTAGCTGCACAAGTTAACCATTACAAGAACATGATAAAAAATAACCCAGAATGGGAGTTTATAGGAGTATATTCTGATGAAGCTCTTACTGGGACTAAAGATTCAAGAACAGAGTTTCAGCAACTGCTTCAAGACTGTAGAGATGGAAAAATCGACATGGTAATAACAAAGTCAATATCAAGGTTTGCACGAAATACTGTGACTTTATTAGAAACAGTTAGAGAGCTGAAGGCAATCAATGTTGATGTG
The sequence above is a segment of the Paracholeplasma morum genome. Coding sequences within it:
- a CDS encoding RNA polymerase subunit sigma-70, with protein sequence MTNDKRKILELKQMGYGYKKIAKELNLSLSVVRYACNKINEEDLLGGSCEQCHIKLKITKGRKEKRFCSDKCRWKWWNQHHDKLKKRAFYTHTCKYCNKEFTIYAVKERNYCSHECYINDKINKRKSSDGTK
- a CDS encoding SHOCT domain-containing protein — encoded protein: MERSNLEQYLLSIQPAKSMRDEGIITHQEYSKIELFLAEKYCIKKGNLYRQIDLTIPRNKVIDIVPVKEVKNDEKNYDNRHITKIAKED